The segment AATAATGTTTTCTAGTTGTTAAGTTTTTAAATTGTTGTTTTTTAGTAAATGTTTTAGTTTTACTATCAATATAATTTTGTGAAACCATAAATCTTTTTTTATTATGATTTCCATTTGATTTTAAATAATCTATTTCATACTCTACTCTTAGATTTCCTAAAGTCTCTTGGGAAACCAATTCAAAAGAGAAGTTTAAAACACCATTTAATATCACCTCTTTGTCATAATTAAAATTAGTTATATTAACATGATTTGATTTTCCTAAATTAAACAATTGTAAAATCTCTTCATTTGATTTTTTTAATAATGTTCTACTTGCGTGTTTACAAATCCAATCAAGCTCTTTTGAGATGCCTAAATTCTTTTTTACAAAATCTACTACTAAATGTGGATTATCTTTTGAGATATCATTTAGATTATTGGCAACACTTTTTTGAACATATTTTGATTTATCATTTTTTAAAAGTTCAATTATCTCTAAAACTTTTGAAGGATTTTTTTTAAACTTTGGAAGTGCAACTGCCCAAGGAAGTCTAGGACGACACCCCTCACATGATAATCTTCTAATATGTTCATCCTTACTTTTTGCCCAAAGTTTCATTTGAGACATTGTTTCATCTTCATATTTTAAAATAAATTGTCTAATTGCAAACTCACTACTTGAATCAATGGTAAAAACCTCCAAGGCTTTTATTGAATTTTCAAAGTCATCCAAACCATAAACTTCAACAAAATCTTGAAAAAACATAGCTTCATAAGATGAAAACTCCTTTGAAACTTTTTTTAAAATTTCCAATTGATTTTCATATGATATTGGCAAATATTGATTCAAACATATTGCTATATGTCTCATTCTTTGTTTTAATTCAAACTCTTCCCAACTTTTACAAAAAATTGAATCTAAAAACTCATCACTTTGAAAATCTTCAAAGTTTTGTTTTATTTTATTTGATAGATTAAATAGATAATCATAAGTGTATATATTTTTTAATTGTTCTGCCATACAAAATTTTATATAAATAAAATTAAAAATTAACAATACTATTGAGGTTTTTATTCTATAATTCAAGAAATTTAATAAGTTTTAGGAAAATTGATGTCATATAGAACATTAGAAGAAGAGATTAAAGTTTTAGAGTTAGGTTTACCACCTCAAGAAGGTGATGGTTTTATTGGTGGAAGATTAGATCCAAAAGAGGCAAGTTTAATCTTAATCCCAGTACCTTGGGAAGCAACTGTTTCATTTGGTGAGGGAACTGCAAACGCTCCTGATGCAATAAGAGAAGAGAGTCATCAACTAGATGTGGAAAACTATCATTATATAAAACCATATATTGCTGGTATTGCTATGCTTGAAACAGATAAGCAATTACATAAACTAAGTGATATGGCTAGAGAAGAAGCTAAAAAAGTTATTGAAGCTTTAGAAAGTGGTTCAATTAACAAAAAATCTCTAGAGTTTGTAAATGATGCATCAAATAAATTAAACTCTTCAGTTTATGAAAAATCAATTGAACAATTAAAAAATGGCAAATTTGTTGCAGTAGTTGGGGGAGACCACTCATGTCCCCTTGGTCTTATTAAAGCTTTAAATGATACACAAAAAGAATCTTTTGGAATATTGCACGTTGATGCTCACCATGATTTAAGAGAAGCATATGAAGGGTTTACTTATTCCCATGCTTCTATTTTTTATAATACTATGAAAGAGTGTGATAAGGTTTCAAAATTAGTTCAATTTGGAATTAGAGATTATAGTTTAGAAGAAGCTTCTAGAATGATTGAATACAAAGAAAAAGGGGCTTGTTTATATGACAGCGATATGCAAGCACAATTAGCTAGTGGAAAATCGCTTGAAGAGGTATTTTCACCTTATATTGAACAACTGCCACATAATGTATACCTTTCTATTGATATTGATGGTTTAGAACCATTAAACTGCCCAAGTACTGGAACTCCTGTTCCTGGTGGGTTGAGATATTCTGAATTAGAATACTTAATTTTTATGGTTGTAAAAAGTGGTAGAAATATCATTGGATTTGATTTATGTGAAGTTGGTGATAATCCTAATGGATGGGATGCAAATGTTGGTGCTAGAGTTTTATACCAGCTTTGTGGAGCATTATTAGCAAGTCAGAATAAAATATCATATAGATAAAATCATCATATTTTTTAATATTTTTTTATAAACTACCTTAAATAAGCTCTTTAGAAAATATAATAAATAAGCGGATTTAAGTACTTTATTTATATAATGTATATACAGTAAATAGTTAGGTATATACAAATAATTGAAAGGTGATACGTGGTTTTATGCTCTGAATGTTTTTATGATGAAGGTCTAAAGTTAAGTGCTTTTCAAATGGGTGTAGAAAATGACAACCTTTGTGAAAACTGTGGAAGTAAGCTAGGACGGAAGCTTGATGAAGCACGTTTAATTCAATTAGCCCATCGTTTCTTTGTTTGGGGAACGCTTCATAGATGTGATTATGGTGCGGCTCCAATTGTTCAATTTAATCAGCATCAAAAAACAAGTATAGCTTCATCAACTTGGATTCAGAACGATATTCATCTTTTTGAAAAAGTATTAAAAATAGGTTTTTTTCATTACGGTCCAAGACTATGGATGGTTGGTGAAGTCGAACCACTCAAAGAATTGACTAGTGAAACAAATCGAAAAAATGTCTTAAAAAGAGTATTGAATGAATACCCTACAATTGATTTTTCAAAAGATGACCTTTTTTACCGTATACGAATTAACCCCGAAAAGCCTCATGTTGAATCTGAATATGATAGCCCTCCACTAGAATATTCAGGCAATGGTCGTTTAGATTCTACTGACTTTTCAATTCTTTATGGTTCTCAGGATTTACAAGTTTGTATTCACGAATGTCGAGTGAGTGCAGAGGACGAAATTTTCGTAGCTACTTTTCAACCAACCAGAACATTAAAACTTCTTGATCTTACTGCAATACTCAAAGAAGATTGTACTGAATTTGAAAGTTTGGATATGGCTGTGCATATGCTTTTTTTAGCCGGTAAACACTCTTATGAAATATCAAGAGACCTTAGTAGGTTGGCAAAGGAGAATGGATATGATGGAATTGCTTATCCATCATATTTTAGTTTACTTCGTTCAGGAGGGATGCCATTTGAAACAACGTATGGTCTGTCACATAGGTTAATTCCTCAATTACATGAGTATGAAAAAAGTAAAATAATTCAAAACCTTGCATTATTTGGAAAGCCTCTTAAGGAATCAAAAATAAGTGTTAAATGTATAAATAGATTAGTTTTACATACTGTTGAGTACGGAGTACATTTTGGACCAGTGGAATATTAAAAGAATACCTAACAAATCAGTGGAGCCAATAAATTACCCTGCGGGCAATTCATCGGCTCATTTTAAACGTTAGATAATGAAAAAAAATAAGAGAAAACCTATTTCTCTTTATACCCTTTATAAAGTCCAATAATCTCCTCTTTACTTAATTCCCGTTGAACTTTATCACTCTCTTTCTTCACTAAAAGTCCAAACTCTTTGGCTTGTTGTTTATCCAAATCATCTCCAAAAAATTCACTTATTATAAAAGCAACTCCACCTTTTCCTGATTGGGAATTTACTCTAATAACATCTTCATATCCTCTTTTTATATCTTTTGGATCGATTGGTAAATATGGGACATTCCATTCTTGGCAATTTTCTTTTCTATAAAAGTCTATTCCTTTTTTGATAGCATCTTGATGTCCACCACTAAAAGCTGTGAAAATCATATCTCCCACATAAGGATGTCTTGGATTTATATTTAACTTTGTTAAATTTTCATACATCTTTTTTACTTCATCTATGATTGATAAATCAAGCTTAGAATCAATACCTTGTGAGTGTAAATTAAATGCAAAATTTACTAAATCCAAGTTCCCTGCTCTCTCCCCATTTCCAAACAATGTTCCCTCTATTCTATTTGCTCCTGCTAA is part of the Arcobacter arenosus genome and harbors:
- a CDS encoding RES family NAD+ phosphorylase — translated: MVLCSECFYDEGLKLSAFQMGVENDNLCENCGSKLGRKLDEARLIQLAHRFFVWGTLHRCDYGAAPIVQFNQHQKTSIASSTWIQNDIHLFEKVLKIGFFHYGPRLWMVGEVEPLKELTSETNRKNVLKRVLNEYPTIDFSKDDLFYRIRINPEKPHVESEYDSPPLEYSGNGRLDSTDFSILYGSQDLQVCIHECRVSAEDEIFVATFQPTRTLKLLDLTAILKEDCTEFESLDMAVHMLFLAGKHSYEISRDLSRLAKENGYDGIAYPSYFSLLRSGGMPFETTYGLSHRLIPQLHEYEKSKIIQNLALFGKPLKESKISVKCINRLVLHTVEYGVHFGPVEY
- a CDS encoding DNA alkylation repair protein; protein product: MAEQLKNIYTYDYLFNLSNKIKQNFEDFQSDEFLDSIFCKSWEEFELKQRMRHIAICLNQYLPISYENQLEILKKVSKEFSSYEAMFFQDFVEVYGLDDFENSIKALEVFTIDSSSEFAIRQFILKYEDETMSQMKLWAKSKDEHIRRLSCEGCRPRLPWAVALPKFKKNPSKVLEIIELLKNDKSKYVQKSVANNLNDISKDNPHLVVDFVKKNLGISKELDWICKHASRTLLKKSNEEILQLFNLGKSNHVNITNFNYDKEVILNGVLNFSFELVSQETLGNLRVEYEIDYLKSNGNHNKKRFMVSQNYIDSKTKTFTKKQQFKNLTTRKHYFGKHYLAIIINGKEFIKKEFILNDTSN
- a CDS encoding agmatinase family protein; its protein translation is MSYRTLEEEIKVLELGLPPQEGDGFIGGRLDPKEASLILIPVPWEATVSFGEGTANAPDAIREESHQLDVENYHYIKPYIAGIAMLETDKQLHKLSDMAREEAKKVIEALESGSINKKSLEFVNDASNKLNSSVYEKSIEQLKNGKFVAVVGGDHSCPLGLIKALNDTQKESFGILHVDAHHDLREAYEGFTYSHASIFYNTMKECDKVSKLVQFGIRDYSLEEASRMIEYKEKGACLYDSDMQAQLASGKSLEEVFSPYIEQLPHNVYLSIDIDGLEPLNCPSTGTPVPGGLRYSELEYLIFMVVKSGRNIIGFDLCEVGDNPNGWDANVGARVLYQLCGALLASQNKISYR